Genomic segment of Hydra vulgaris chromosome 08, alternate assembly HydraT2T_AEP:
GTAGTTACATATATTCTTACATATATGTTCTGTCTCAAATgtcaaatatgttttctttgTAGATTGAGATTATCTTAGCTATTTTTAACTgatcaggaaaaactccttgtCGTATTGACGCtctgaaaactttaaagagaacatcttttaattattcaaaGCATTCTAAGACTATGTTTCTATTTATTTCATAGCTCCAggggctttgttttttttaatagggCACTTGAAACTCCTCAAATGATAGCTCAGAAGATAAATTTTTGGAGAAAATGCAATCATCCATcggtgttaaaaagttattgaacacaacttgtctataaggaattttatttgccAGTTTGGAACCGATGTCAATGAAGAATTTGTTAAACTCAGCTATTAATCTAGGTTCAAAAACATCTTTGTTATCCACTTTAATCACCTACGGTAGGGAACATGagcaagttttttgttttccaccAATTTCTCTTAATATTTTCCAAGTGCGTTTAGAGTCGTTCTTATcattttcaatcaattttgagtagtaatttatttttaagtttttacgagttttttcaaatagatatttgtattctttgtataatttttcgtttaaagatgtttttgtttttatgtaatttatatatagcttttgtttgATGTTAGATGAATTTTTAAAGCCCTTACTTATTCAAGGAGCATTTaagcttttttgatttattgttttttcacagATAGGAAAATTGGCATCATAGAcagaataaaatgtttaaaaaagattttcataaattttatttgcgtcgtcattaaaatttatatgcttcCAATGAAGcagtgataattgttttttaaactgttcaatattgtttatattatatatgcgtttacttattttattattagttttggttttttagaatttgagtTGAATAATAGAAATATTTGGAAATGATCAGATATATCTGCTTTCAATATACCTTTTTGTATATCGTTATTGAAGACATCAGTTGTAATAATGTTATCAATGAGAGTGGCTGAGTTTGATGATACTCTAGTTACACGATTAATTAGGGGAATTGCTcctatttcaaattatataaaaaattcatgtttagatcgccaatgataaattttttttttttttaatgcctattttgataacattttgttcaaaaaaagtgCTCAGATTTTCGCTCAGACCGTCAGGTGGTCGATAACAGCAGCTTAGTAATACATTTTTAGATTCATTGTTTAAgatttcaatagttaaaatttctttttcgcCGTCAGAAGCGCTTAAATCATTCCTAACGTAATGCGCAATCGGTTCCTTCACGTAAATAAGTATGTCTCTCTTGAGATATTACTTAAGACGGGGAAGATAAAAATTTGCGCTATTACTTTAATCGTTTGTGCTTatccaagtttcagttaaacaaatagtattaaaaatatttgtagtttCTTCTATTAAGTAAAGGAGCTTTTCAAAGTTGTGACTTATGTTTCTGATATTTACATGaagaattttaatttgttcGCCGTTATTGGAATTAAAAAGAGATCCTTCTATTTTACTAGGATAATAGTAAAagcaatcattatttaaatcatgaaaataatttttttttctacatttatatctattaaagttttcatttaaaaaaaattaaaagcttaaaGTTTAAAATCGCTAATTTCGGCCATTTCAGTGAGAGTTAGAATCTCCTTTTATTTCCGCGATTacgttattttatttatgcatatctttaacaaaaattttgacaaatttgATTACTGCATACTTACCCTCTTTACAATGCCTTTTAATTTCTTCCCACAACTTTTTACGATGTTCCAGTGTTTCTTTCGCCTAATCttcaatgataaaaaatgttaaactttgcAGTTATCATTATAATTTAGGAGTTTAAGAACTATATTGTCTTTAACTCTTCTTATTCGATGAGCTCGCTCAACCACTATATTATCGGCAATTCCAAGCTGGTTTTTAAAACTGCTCTTGCATAGTCATCCCACTAGATATTgaaatcgtaaaaaaaaaaaaaacacaaaaaattaaattgtaatcaAAGCATCTATTTTTATTCGAAAAATCAATTTATGGTattaaacactaaaaataattactggTATATGGGCACCGTTGCTGTTGTTGACAAAGCACATTTAGGACGTCCAATTTTTAAGCTTCTTTTTTGAGCAATGTTGGCTATAAGTGATGAATAGCACAAATAATGGTGGTCTCCGAGGTGTCAATTGTTGCTGGTTTATTAGCATAAACCCATAACTTTACGTAGCCCAATGATGCATATATTAGGCATCCTTAATAAGGAGAAAgcgtgaactttttttttttttttttttttagattatttacctccccaaggcccgaggggggccactacagtcgaggaggatactcattattattattattatttttttttgacatttttttttttttagtcgttATTCGTGGtgcaaccctctctcaactctttaactccgaaacacgaactttgccgagcaaggccgctgcgcggaaaAACTAAGTTGAGCGCGATACTTCCAGAGACGTGGTGGGAGttgaactccgaacctctcgcttacaaagcgagcgctcttaccactacaccactaccgcactgaacttcctggttaaatacTATTCCAGGGTTCTCTGTGATAAAACCgttaagaatttttggagcgtCTCAAAAAACTTGATTTCATTGAGTTGATAATTGTATGGCACGTAGCGCAATCCTATTAAAACCACATTTCTTTCAGATCAATGTCATCTACATTTTCAAGCAAAAACTAATTGATCATAATACGGTAATATACTAATAAAGGTCCTAAGAAGCCACTAGCTTATAAACCGCACCAAACCGCACGTTTTTCTGGATTTCATGAAGTCTCTAGGGTCTCATGTGGATTGGTCTCACTCcatatgcaaaattttaattattaaaaaacctgtTAATTCAAAAATGAGTCTCATAACTGAACACGGTTAGGAGATAAAACAACAGGTCATTTAACAACTGCTCTAATTAGTTAAACCAAAAATGAGCCAAATTGGCGAAGGGACGACGGCTTCCTAAGATTTCGATTCCTGCACCAGCTGGATCTTATACGGGTTGAGGCTAATTTTTTTGCGCAAAATACTTTACGTAACGGATGGACAGAGCCTTAATTCCTGCGACCAACAAAGAATCAATAAATTTGGATCTTCTTCTACACTTTTACTTATAGCGtcaatattttcttcttttcaaatatttatttgacgTGCTGACGCTGTTGCATCCTCTAAAGAGAGTATGGTACAAAAACATTACACAGTTCGACAGATGGCTTATTCAGATTAACGATTACGTGCGCAATAATCTATAAGTTGCGCAAATCGACCAATTATTTtctaagtaaatttaaataattttctagcGTCTTCAAGCGTAAGTCTATTCATGGTGATTTGTCTGCGTATActgaaacaaatataataaaaaatgttcatcaaaattgaattttttgcatttatacagttttaagttttatcgaactttaaaaaaaaaacaccttttatttctttttcagaGTATTCCTCAAAGtttttacaatgtttaaaaGTGTTCACCGACTtttcaatagttatttttttttacaatactcgtttaattaaagaaaagtgaatCCTTTTATCCAACTTCATAAATTATGTTCGTTTATACATACCAAAACATTGAATGCGTAAAGGAAAATGTTTGGTTGAATTGTGGTTACTAGtatccaaaaaaattattattttctactaTTGTGGCGTTGTTTTTAGGAGAATGTAAAGAAATAATTGATTTAATGAAGACAGTAGAATTGGTTCACTATGAAAAAAACTTGGTAGCAATTATTTAACTTGACcacatcatttttattaacttgtaatCTGTGCTATAAAATGAATTATGATGTTTGATTAAGTAATATGCGTTTGTTAATTCTGATCTTATAATCTTCATTGCAgctaagtttaatgaaaaaaaaaaatcaccctTTTTTTAAGAACAACTTGCAGTTGATATTTTGGAAATATGTTTTTGCAACTTTAATTGGTCTCTACTTTTTCAGAACATCTTGCAGTTGATATTTTGGAAACTATTGTTGAAAACTAGTATAGTTAGAAACTAAactatagttaaaaatagttaaaaaaacatttattaaaaagaaataccagtaacaaagaatttaatttttattttacaaacaagaaatatataaaattttaatttgcctATTGTTAATGgtcaacaatttaaaaataaataagcgcgcataaatacatgtttttttttttataagcatatgaaatttttgaaacaggctcgggtatgcttaagcaaaaagttaaaagaggctcaaaaatatgctaaagcttaagcatatttctaataaaatatgcttatttcAATACTTTCTTAAAGTGTACGCGTTACTTAAGGTTAATgggtataagaaaaataaaaagttgacttATGCTCTGTATTTGCTTTGGTTTTAATGTAGCTGAATTAATGTTATagtatgataataaaaaataaaacatatatactatatacaaatgttatcaataaaatcaaagatATGAACTTCGCATTCCTTCTCGTCCGGACCAATAAAGGTGTCATCTGGAAGAATTTCGTTGGCACTTTCATTTATAGCATCATCTACCTCCACTGGTTGAATATCACCCTGATTTCCTATGGGTTGATCACTTCCAGGATCAATGATGGATGGTGGGGGAACTTTATAACAATCAAGGCCCTCTGGTTTAACTAGCGAATCTTCTGAGCCATCAGAAGTCATTAAACATCCAGTCATCGTCCAACATTTCTTCCTTTGCTTGTCATACTTTGAAGTGTTTAAAGCTTTCCATGCTTCCCCTGCCCAATGTGTAATCAAAATTCGTCTCTCTTTTGCAGTGTAGGGCATTTCATTACTGAACCATCTATCAGAATGATTATCTCTATCGAGCCATTTTTGATGTTCAATGGTAATAAGTCTTTTCAGAGTGGCAGCATATCCTGCGTCAACTGGTTGCCAAAGGTCAGTGGCACTTGGTAGACCGTACCAGAGAAGTCCTTTAGCAGCAGCCACAGCATCTTTAAAATCCTCCTGCATCTGTCCCTTCAAGTTGTCCAGCAAAAGAACAAATTTATCAAGCttttgttcttttacaaatGGAAGAAGTGTTTTATCACACCAGTGCTTACAGACGTTTTGGTCTAACCAAGCATTTTGCTGGAAGTAAACGTGAATATCTTTGTGCCATGCTAACTTTTCGTCTTTTGAAATGCGTTTTCCTTGACCTCTAAAAATGATGGCTAGCTTTGGTTGCTCTCCTTCTGGGCGAAACATAATTTGAAGGGAACATTGCCTTTTTTCCAATCCTGAGCCGGGTTGTGAGATCCATGTATTATATGTTGCACCTTGACCCTTGGGTACATACTCATAAGTTTTCTTACCATGAACAACAAAGGGAAGTGGGCTCTGGTCAACATTGAGCCTTTGTCCAGGTTGGTACCGTCCCCATTTTTTGTCGTAACTTGGATCTTTAGAACCTGTTCTGATACACTTTTCTCTGAATGTGGCATGCCATTTCTGTAATAATGGTTCCATTTCTTTCTTATGTTTCCTTTTGTTTCTTTGTTTCGATCtcatttttaactcttttttttgtaaaaatcgaACTATAACATGAAGTTTTATTTCCACGTTTGGATCAATGTTTAATTGTATATTTCTAGCTTTACTCCAAAGCCAGGAAAAGTTTACAATATGACCTTTCGATCTGGCTTGTAAAAATTCATTGTAAATAGCTTCGTACAGTTCAAGATATTTTGTGGAACGTCTTCCCTTCAGAAACAATCTGCGATAGGATGATTCGGCATCTTTAataatagtttctttttttttaagccatCGCGAAATCTGACTTTGTGTTACACCAAACGACTCTGCTATAGTTTCTTGATTTGCCTCATAACCATAGGCGTTAATTGCTTCTGCTTTAAAGGCAGCAGTATATTGGTGGCGTTTCTTACCAGCTAATTGGCGAGACTcttcactttttttcatttcactAACAACTTTGTTGACTATATTATTGAGCACATCTTTCACTGCTAGAGTGATAAGTTCTTCGTTTCTTTGAAGAACTTGTGATTGTGAATGTTTACAATCTTGTTTGCTAATTCCGTGAATAACTTTAACATGAAAAGCTAGTCCTTGTtggcttttaaataattttttgcaatgtttgcATTCAACACTAGTTTCAACAGCTTCTAACGGCAATCGGATTGCACTCATTTCTCCTCTGtgcataacattttttgtgaAACCAAACGCTGCCAATGTAGGCTGCTTTCTCTTTATTATCtttgacattattattattattttatcagtatctgaaaataaaacttaaaaataaaataaacattttaaataaggtattaaataAACTACACATTAAAAgcgagagagagagaaaaaaaaagagagaaataaAACACTTCAGAGCGACTtctaaactttatgtttttatgttcaAGTATTGAGGTTTAGGTTTTGCAATACAATGACTTCATTACTTCATTAAGTCATTGCATTGCAAAACATAAACTtcgatttttgttgtttttgttggtttaaatttagaaatatatttaaaatctttaactaaataaaattctaattttttaaatagtttatcaaGGCTCAGGAATATGCTTacatatgcttatttttttccCAAATCTGAGCCTCTATATGCTTATAAGcgttatgcttataaaaaaaaaaacatgtagttctttaatcataatttatttctttattgattttgcaaaaattaaagtagaaaaaattctaGCCGATACGAATATTAATGCGGGACAATTTCTTGTCCTCATGATCTTTTTTCGGCGCCggaaaaatttacttaaatttgggataattaataattaattaataattgttttaaccAAACAGGTTGACATCTGACTGACATCTGAAAAACGAAGTCAAGATTTATATTAATTCGACGGCGTACAAGATCGTGTCCGTCACTTGACGACTACAAAGACTTGACGACTATAACGACTACATTTACTTAAGataaaaccagttttttttgttttttttttagtttattcacctccccaaggtcCGAgggggggccactacagtcgaggaggctactcattttttttttgtgttttttttttcgtggtgcaaccctctctcaactctttaactccgaaacacgaaccttgccgagcaaggccgctgcgcggagaaactaagttgagcgcggtacttccagggacgagtaagagtcgaactccgaacctctcgcttacaaagtgAGCGCTTTTACCacaacaccactaccgcattaacTACTGCCATACCGCAGTTACCCGTCACGATAAATATATCGTGATCCCACAAGATCATTATCAAAATCCTATCATTGAGCGAATAACGATAACATTCCaagaataaaatgttatattattagttttgtcaGTGATGCCGCTTCATAACAACTTTtacctttaattattttaaccttAGACTCAAAGGATCTCGTGACAATAAtcagttaaaaacttttaatagtaaagagattttatcataaaaaacatGATTCATTACAGagcaaaataaaagattaaatggtaaattaaatttttgaataattagataaagttattaaattatatttttggtgttaaaatatatttaaatagtaaattgcAAATGTGACGGAAAACggtgtttttataatttagcggtattaaatatttaatgatttaaaatgagtttaatattattaagtcAAGTTTAAATagcacaaataaaataaataaataaaagcatttagAGTCATCTGGTAGAATGGGATATACTACAATCAAAGACATATTTTGATTGCAGAGATCTTTTATAAGTAGACttagaaaaacttaaagctaCTGATATTCATCATTTGTAAGCGTTAAATTTCAAAACGTAATAAAGATTTCCTATATACAAAGAACATTGATCTTAATTTGTTGACATTAagtatcaaaacaaaaatttataaatataatatatatatatatatatatatatatatatatatatatatatataatatatatatatatatatatatatatatgtatgtatacatatatgtaataaattattacatatatatatatacatatatatatatatatatatatatatatatatatatatatatatatatatatatatatatatatatatatataaatatatatatatatgtatatatataataataatgataataatatattattattattattaaataataataataataataataacaataataacaatattaataataacaatagtaagtAATTAATGGGATCTTATAAGGGTCAAcccttattttttgttttacaaattaatgatttgggatataaaatttcaaattagtttgaattatttgcagatgacactatATTGATTTCCAAAATTATGAGCCAAGTAGGTAATGAATTCATTCGAAGAGATCTAAACCATCTTATGGAATGAACAAAGTAGTGGCTCTTAAATTTTAACCTAGAAAAGTGTAAAGTTATGCATATtggaaaaaacaaacattagtTACATGTTTGAAATTACTGATATAGATACAGGTGCTTGcacaattttatcataaaacacagttttaaaaatctcaATGTAAATTCAATGAGACCATTGTATGCATCTCAAGTTTGTCTCCAATTAGAATATTGAAGCATCATGCTTCAATATGAAACCCATACTACGTTaaggatgtaagaaaaatagaACATTTTCAGAtaagaacaacaaaaaattaaaatcctaAAGAACAAAAATACAAGGTAAGATTTGATATCTTTAAATCAACATCACTACATTGAGAAATCATCATGACAATAATtcagttttttaagtttcacaAAGGtatagacaaaattaatttgCACCATCAAAATTAAACGATTATGGAAATTACCTCACAGACAAGGACACGATCAAAAATTCTTCATAAAAAGTGTTTCCAGCACAGCAAGGTCAATGTTTTTATCTAATGAACAATTAACGCATGGAATAACATTTCTTAAGAAACAATTAATGCATGTGGaatcaatgcttttaaaaaactgataaattcaaagcttttgatttaaaaggtaaatataCCAGTAATTGACatcttaaaagaaaatattctgTATGACCATCTTTAAGATTGTTTGCCAATTATATAGCTTTAATAGTTCAAACAACTTACTATAGTAAGTTTACTGTTAAGCAATATTTCACAAAGTActaactttttatgtttttgtagcTGTTTTTTCAAAGCAAGATTTTATGTTAGTAATtgaccaaaaaaaatttcagtataTGACCATCTTTTTGCTTTAGTAGTTAACCATATGTTCAATGAGAGAATAAGGAAAAtagtgataatattttttttatttcagtgaaTATAACATTAGGAAGacatattaagtattttttaagtgATGCGAAGCAAATACAAcactttattacaaataaaatgatgCATAATGTTAATTTCTAGTATAAAGTAACCTTGTAGAGAACACAAGTTTCGATTGTGAATTTTACTTTCTAATTtgttcactatatatatatatatatatatatatatatatatatatatatatatatatatataagcttatCTTCCTTATCTGAACACTGATAAGAAGAAATGCCATCTCATAGCCATCAGCCACAACTGATCATTGCTCCTTTCATAATTTTCAGGTAGTCCTACTTGTTTCAGTCTTTCCATTTCTTTCTTCTtgtccatttttaaaaaaaaattggtcatgttcaatatatatatatatatatatatatatatatatatatatatatatatatatatatatatatatatatatatatatatatatatatatatatatatatatgtatgtatatatattaggggtgttcagaaaaaaaaatttcagaattagaaaaattaaaccGCCTAGatttaaagtaaatatgtttaaacttaCTCACAAAAAATTTCAGTGCAATTGATCCACTATTTCTTTGCCCTCAAAGTAcatgtttggaaaaaaaaaaaaaaaaattgtaaatcatAAATTGTAGTCATAACTTAaggagtattttattttattctgattaaaATATTAccaataataaacataaataaaatgagtaattctattcttattttgaatatatacatTTGCCAACTGTATGaatctaaataacaaaatttgaatttagttgttgaaaaagtaataacaaCGCTGCGTCATGTAATTACCGTTTTTTAGCcgatttaaaatgtaaattatactgttttttgagaagaaagaaaaaaaccatactttttaatcaaaaatacagatatttttctaaacccttaaaaaaaatgtattataaataattatgctAGCCTTGCCTTCTGCTTTGTCctaaaatattaagttatatttaagtAAATGATAAAGATATCTAtcatgtaaattattattattcaaatcaacagag
This window contains:
- the LOC136083285 gene encoding jerky protein homolog-like is translated as MSKIIKRKQPTLAAFGFTKNVMHRGEMSAIRLPLEAVETSVECKHCKKLFKSQQGLAFHVKVIHGISKQDCKHSQSQVLQRNEELITLAVKDVLNNIVNKVVSEMKKSEESRQLAGKKRHQYTAAFKAEAINAYGYEANQETIAESFGVTQSQISRWLKKKETIIKDAESSYRRLFLKGRRSTKYLELYEAIYNEFLQARSKGHIVNFSWLWSKARNIQLNIDPNVEIKLHVIVRFLQKKELKMRSKQRNKRKHKKEMEPLLQKWHATFREKCIRTGSKDPSYDKKWGRYQPGQRLNVDQSPLPFVVHGKKTYEYVPKGQGATYNTWISQPGSGLEKRQCSLQIMFRPEGEQPKLAIIFRGQGKRISKDEKLAWHKDIHVYFQQNAWLDQNVCKHWCDKTLLPFVKEQKLDKFVLLLDNLKGQMQEDFKDAVAAAKGLLWYGLPSATDLWQPVDAGYAATLKRLITIEHQKWLDRDNHSDRWFSNEMPYTAKERRILITHWAGEAWKALNTSKYDKQRKKCWTMTGCLMTSDGSEDSLVKPEGLDCYKVPPPSIIDPGSDQPIGNQGDIQPVEVDDAINESANEILPDDTFIGPDEKECEVHIFDFIDNICI